One window from the genome of Leptospira johnsonii encodes:
- the glmM gene encoding phosphoglucosamine mutase produces the protein MALNHQKPVFQHPDLMVSVSGIRGIIPTGLSPDVIFHSLMAFGSRLKGNTVVIGRDSRPSGAYIENIAIGIMLAMGKNVIRLGIVPTPTVKAVVAQSGAGGGIMISASHNPVIWNAFKFIGPGGFFTNAQDLEGLLDLVRKEDYKPFQFKPNAEVIDGTDRIQAHIDSVLARVNVSAIKRKKFTVFLDAVNGGGSFVLPELLSRLGCKVILQHCTPDGTFPRPPEPTPDALKQSSRLIKKSKANIGFALDPDADRLVVLSPKKGAISEELTLPLSFMSYLISNSVPKKASITVNLSTSFVNDWVADTVGIPTYRSKVGEANVVAEMIHRKSVFGGEGNGGVIDPAIPSFGRDSLSGVAHILNLLALKGEDAETVIGSLPAVHMRKIAYKIAGQKTEQIYSKFRSAFSEYKEDSRDGLRLANQDSWIHIRPSNTEPILRLIGEARTKKDLESLLNKAGKIMENS, from the coding sequence CATTCCCACCGGATTAAGTCCCGACGTAATTTTCCATTCTCTCATGGCCTTTGGGTCTAGACTCAAAGGAAACACAGTCGTCATCGGAAGGGATTCTCGTCCTAGCGGCGCTTATATAGAAAATATCGCGATCGGGATCATGCTCGCAATGGGCAAAAATGTGATCCGTTTGGGAATTGTTCCTACCCCTACTGTCAAGGCAGTGGTGGCCCAATCCGGAGCGGGGGGCGGGATTATGATCTCCGCTTCTCATAATCCAGTGATCTGGAATGCATTTAAGTTCATTGGACCTGGTGGATTTTTTACCAATGCCCAGGATTTAGAAGGTCTTTTAGATCTGGTCCGAAAAGAAGATTATAAACCTTTTCAATTCAAACCGAACGCGGAAGTGATAGATGGAACCGACAGGATCCAGGCTCATATTGATTCCGTTTTGGCTCGAGTGAACGTATCTGCGATCAAACGTAAGAAGTTCACCGTATTTTTGGACGCAGTCAACGGAGGGGGAAGCTTCGTTTTACCGGAATTGTTAAGTCGCTTGGGTTGTAAGGTAATCTTGCAGCACTGCACTCCCGACGGCACATTTCCTCGTCCTCCGGAACCTACTCCCGATGCACTCAAACAATCTTCTCGTTTGATCAAAAAATCCAAAGCGAATATAGGTTTTGCTTTGGATCCTGACGCGGACAGACTCGTGGTCTTATCTCCTAAAAAAGGAGCGATCTCCGAAGAATTAACTCTTCCTCTTAGCTTTATGTCCTACCTCATTTCTAATTCAGTTCCTAAGAAGGCATCCATCACTGTGAACCTCTCCACCAGTTTTGTGAACGATTGGGTAGCGGACACTGTTGGAATTCCAACTTATCGATCTAAGGTGGGAGAAGCCAACGTTGTGGCAGAAATGATACACCGTAAGTCTGTTTTCGGCGGAGAAGGCAACGGAGGAGTGATCGATCCGGCGATTCCTTCTTTTGGAAGGGATTCTCTTTCTGGGGTGGCTCATATACTGAATCTGCTTGCCCTAAAGGGGGAAGATGCTGAAACTGTGATCGGTAGTCTTCCTGCGGTCCATATGCGTAAAATCGCCTACAAGATCGCGGGGCAGAAGACGGAGCAGATTTATTCTAAGTTTCGCAGCGCCTTCTCCGAATATAAAGAAGATTCGAGAGACGGTTTACGTTTAGCGAACCAGGACTCTTGGATACATATTCGACCTTCGAATACCGAGCCGATCCTCCGGTTGATTGGAGAGGCCAGAACCAAAAAGGATCTGGAATCCCTTTTAAATAAAGCCGGAAAGATCATGGAGAATTCATAA